In the Onychostoma macrolepis isolate SWU-2019 chromosome 09, ASM1243209v1, whole genome shotgun sequence genome, one interval contains:
- the LOC131547088 gene encoding cytotoxic T-lymphocyte protein 4-like, which produces MIITLIRIFIYIPLGLALHVSQPYRVVGKEGEVPLRCSFSSKLKPEEMQVSLFKGLHGRERICSAYVNLSEPYFTTDGTVNCRGNISSGRVDMIIAGLRGNDTDLYRCDIEIFFPPPYLRAIGNGTVVYIQETPNCPTASTQSQVQSQSQTSEREAVRNDVGPLPLLYAILIITSCSLILQMIACKWRASAATAPMLSQKESYMKF; this is translated from the exons ATGATTATCACACTTATTAGAATCTTTATATATATCCCGCTAGGATTGG cTCTGCATGTGTCTCAGCCTTATCGTGTGGTTGGGAAAGAGGGAGAAGTCCCTCTCCGCTGCTCCTTCAGTTCAAAGTTAAAGCCTGAGGAGATGCAGGTATCTCTGTTCAAAGGTTTGCATGGCCGTGAGAGGATCTGCAGCGCGTATGTCAACCTCTCTGAGCCCTACTTCACAACAGATGGCACAGTTAATTGCAGAGGGAATATTAGCTCTGGAAGAGTGGACATGATCATCGCTGGACTGCGAGGGAACGACACAGACCTCTATCGCTGTGATATCGAGATTTTCTTCCCACCTCCGTATCTCAGAGCGATTGGCAACGGCACTGTTGTTTACATACAAG AAACTCCAAACTGCCCCACTGCATCCACCCAGAGCCAAGTTCAGAGCCAGAGCCAGACTTCAGAGCGGGAAGCTGTCAGAAATGATGTAGGCCCACTTCCTCTGCTGTATGCCATCCTAATCATCACTTCCTGCAGTTTAATTCTACAG ATGATCGCCTGCAAATGGAGGGCCTCTGCAGCCACGGCACCTATGCTTTCACAAAAAGAGAGCTATATGAAATTTTAA